The stretch of DNA AAAGTATAGCATTAATTGTTTTTTATTACTTAAAGTCTGGAAATACTCCTTTTTTGTAAACATTTCCTATGCCTGCCACGTGATATAACCTTGCGAAAGCAAGAATGGATAAGGAATAACCGGAAATATACAGGTTACTTAACAGCGGACGCTCGATTCATACAAAAGCGTATTTGCTGTTTCTGCCCTCGCATATCAGGCTTTATGTAGTGTTGTCCGGGACCATGTTCCGGCCGCTTTTTATAAAATTGACTATAAAGTAAAATCAATCGGGAGTGAAAGCGGTCATCATTGCAAGGGTATCCATGTAATCTCTCCAATGGATGATCTTTCTGTCCTTTAGTGTTACAATAGAGCAGAACTGGTTGTCGTATTTCTTACCGGTGAAAGGAATTATTCCGTGAACTTCATATTCCAATGTAATCACTCCCTGCTCTGCGGCCATGTACATTTTCAGATGATCGGCCGAATGTAAAACGGCCGAATAGCCACCAAACCACTCCATATAAGCATCCCGTCCTACAATTTTTGTTGTAAATCCAGGAACATGATACATAAACTCAAAAACAGCATCCTCTGATAAAGCTTCCCAAAAATGTTCTCCATCGACATATCCTTTCAATCCTTCCATTACGATATTGAAGAAGGGCTCTGCTTCTTTTTTAAATCCCGGATGATTTCGGTTCACGGCTTTTGTTTCGTTTGAATTGTTCGTCATATTTTTCATTATTGTTGGAACAAAAATAAATAGGCAAAGTGACAACGTATTGTCAGGAGTAATGAAAATATTTATAACGAATAATCCTTCAGGTACTCAATTTGTGTTTTTTTAGGCAGTTTTTTCAACACCTCCTTTACCGAATGACGGATCCAAAATTTTACTGTTTCATCGTTCATATCA from Bacteroidales bacterium encodes:
- a CDS encoding nuclear transport factor 2 family protein produces the protein MTNNSNETKAVNRNHPGFKKEAEPFFNIVMEGLKGYVDGEHFWEALSEDAVFEFMYHVPGFTTKIVGRDAYMEWFGGYSAVLHSADHLKMYMAAEQGVITLEYEVHGIIPFTGKKYDNQFCSIVTLKDRKIIHWRDYMDTLAMMTAFTPD